Proteins encoded by one window of Ashbya gossypii ATCC 10895 mitochondrion, complete genome:
- a CDS encoding AMI002Wp — MYLQRWLFSTNAKDIAILYFIFSTFCGLAGTAMSFIIRMELSAPGQQYLQGQNQLFNVLVTGHTILMVFFLVMPMLIGGFGNYYLPLMIGASDMSFARLNNISFWTLPPTLICLLTSTMVESGTGTGWTVYPPLSSIQSHSGASVDLAIFSLHLTTISSLLGTINFIVTALNMRTNGMTLHKMPLFTWSILITAVMLLMSLPVLSAGVTMLLMDRNFNTSFFEVQGGGDPILYQHLFWFFGHPEVYIMIVPTFGMMSHIVSTYSKKPVFGEISMIYTMGSISLLGFLVWSHHMYVVGLDTDTRAYFTSATMIITIPTSIKVFSWLTTIYGGSLRLTTPMLYTLSFLFLFTVGGLTGVVLANTSLDVAFHDTYYVVTHFHYVLSLGAVFSMFAGYYYWSPTVLGLNYNEKLSQIQFWLIFLGTNIIFFPMHFLGINGMPRRIPDYPDTFTGWNLVSSFGSMMTIMSLMLFTYIIYDQLMNGLTNKVNNKSINYMKTPDFIESNNIFLMNTTKSSSIEFMLNSPPTIHSFNTPTIQS; from the coding sequence ATGTATTTACAGAGATGATTATTTTCTACAAATGCTAAAGATATTGCTATTTTATATTTTATTTTTAGTACATTTTGTGGATTAGCAGGTACAGCTATATCATTTATTATTAGAATAGAATTATCAGCACCTGGTCAACAATATTTACAAGGTCAAAATCAATTATTTAATGTATTAGTTACTGGACATCTTATTTTAATAGTATTCTTTTTAGTAATACCTATATTAATTGGTGGTTTTGGTAATTATTATTTACCATTAATAATTGGTGCTTCTGATATATCATTTGCTAGATTAAATAATATTTCATTTTGACTATTACCACCACTATTAATTTGTTTATTAACATCTACTATAGTTGAATCTGGTCTAGGTACTGGTTGAACTGTTTATCCTCCTTTATCTTCTATTCAATCACATTCTGGTGCTTCTGTTGATTTAGCTATTTTCTCTTTACATTTAACTACTATTTCTTCATTATTAGGACTTATTAATTTTATTGTTACAGCTTTAAATATAAGAACTAATGGTATAACTTTACATAAAATACCTTTATTTCTATGATCAATTTTAATTACTGCTGTTATATTATTAATATCATTACCAGTATTATCAGCTGGTGTTACTATATTATTAATAGATAGAAATTTTAATACATCATTCTTTGAAGTACAAGGTGGTGGTGATCCTATTTTATATCAACATTTATTTTGATTCTTTGGTCATCCTGAAGTATATATTATAATTGTACCACTATTTGGTATAATATCACATATTGTATCAACTTATTCTAAAAAACCTGTATTTGGTGAAATTTCTATAATTTATCTAATAGGTTCTATTAGTTTATTAGGTTTCTTAGTTTGATCTCATCATATGTATGTAGTAGGTTTAGATCTTGATACTAGAGCTTATTTTACTTCAGCTACTATAATTATTCTTATTCCTACTAGTATTAAAGTATTTAGTTGATTACTAACTATTTATGGTGGTTCATTAAGATTACTAACACCAATATTATATCTATTATCATTTTTATTTTTATTTACTGTAGGTGGTTTAACTGGTGTAGTATTAGCTAATCTATCATTAGATGTAGCATTCCATGATACTTATTATGTAGTACTACATTTCCATTATGTATTAAGTTTAGGTGCTGTATTCTCTATGTTTGCTGGTTATTATTATTGAAGTCCTCTTGTTTTAGGTTTAAATTATAATGAAAAATTATCACAAATTCAATTCTGATTAATTTTCTTAGGTCTTAATATTATTTTCTTCCCTATGCATTTCTTAGGTATTAATGGTATACCAAGAAGAATTCCTGATTATCCTGATCTATTCCTAGGTTGAAATTTAGTATCTTCATTTGGTTCTATAATAACTATTATATCATTAATGTTATTCCTTTATATTATTTATGATCAATTAATAAATGGTTTAACTAATAAAGTTAATAATAAATCTATTAATTATATAAAACTACCTGATTTTATTGAATCAAATAATATTTTCTTAATGAATACTACTAAATCATCATCTATTGAGTTTATATTAAATTCACCACCTCTTATTCATTCATTTAATACTCCTCTAATTCAATCTTAA
- a CDS encoding AMI003Wp, which produces MLYLNRSKFQQFPFHLVTPSPWPIVTSFSLLGLTLTLAFTMHGIIGNIYPLLLSLLVVLLTMTLWFRDIVAETTYLGDHTLAVRKGINLGFTLFVVSEVLIFASLFWAYFHSAMSPDITLGNVWPPVGIEAVQPTELPLLNTIILLASGTTITYSHHGLIEGNRKHALSGLTITFWLIVTFVLCQYIEYSNTSFTITDGIYGSVFFAGTGLHFLHMVMLTIMLGINYWRMRNYHLTSTHHVGYETTTIYLHVLDIIWLALYICFYWWGV; this is translated from the coding sequence ATGTTATATTTAAATAGATCAAAATTTCAACAATTTCCATTTCATTTAGTACTACCATCACCATGACCAATTGTTACATCATTTAGTTTATTAGGTTTACTATTAACTTTAGCTTTTACTATACATGGTATTATTGGTAATATTTATCCTTTATTATTATCTTTATTAGTAGTTTTATTACTAATAACTTTATGATTTAGAGATATTGTAGCTGAACTTACTTATTTAGGTGATCATACTTTAGCTGTAAGAAAAGGTATTAACTTAGGTTTCCTATTATTTGTTGTATCTGAAGTATTAATTTTTGCTTCTTTATTTTGAGCTTACTTCCATTCAGCTATAAGTCCTGATATTCTATTAGGTAATGTTTGACCACCAGTAGGTATTGAAGCAGTTCAACCAACAGAATTACCATTATTAAATACTATTATTTTATTAGCATCAGGTCTAACTATTACATATAGTCATCATGGTTTAATTGAAGGTAATAGAAAACATGCTTTATCAGGTTTACTTATTACTTTCTGATTAATTGTTACATTTGTATTATGTCAATATATTGAATATAGTAATACATCATTTACAATTACAGATGGTATTTATGGTTCAGTATTTTTTGCTGGTACTGGTTTACATTTCTTACATATGGTTATGTTACTAATTATGTTAGGTATTAATTATTGAAGAATAAGAAATTATCATTTAACATCAACACATCATGTAGGATATGAGACTACTACTATTTATTTACATGTTTTAGATATTATTTGATTAGCATTATATATTTGTTTTTATTGATGAGGTGTATAG
- a CDS encoding AMI004Wp, producing MKYNLLNNMKINNKKLKLKLILMMITMKRLNNMNQHNIYKNRYYNKNNNLQYLNKLNTYNNKMYYFNKQLMNNMLIIDNTFNNLLKKMMMSNNILMTNLKFEHRTNSIHIKYYFYNYMNINNDELSKLYNNYMMSINNQMINLLNNDNNSLNNLMTKYYNKKVYINTYKLNYMYLDTELLSQTLTNIYNNNGLSLKSLKMIINKLPFNNDMLLSKNYVNKMNKYNLTINNNLNNNKKDLINLYTLDNKLLDLSITNNMLLGKYLVGSNIQLKGRTLNRNITRTMKMNIMKGTFNNYMYQWSKLNNLYKLNYMSTNINKTNNTFINKNGMFNIKIKLNTI from the coding sequence ATGAAATATAATTTATTAAATAATATAAAAATTAATAATAAGAAATTAAAGTTAAAATTAATTTTAATAATAATTCTTATAAAAAGATTAAATAATATAAATCAACATAATATTTATAAAAATAGATATTATAATAAAAATAATAATTTACAATATTTAAATAAATTAAATCTTTATAATAATAAAATATATTATTTTAATAAACAATTAATAAATAATATATTAATTATTGATAATCTATTTAATAATTTATTAAAGAAAATAATAATATCTAATAATATTTTAATAACTAATTTAAAATTTGAACATAGACTAAATAGTATTCATATTAAATATTATTTTTATAATTATATAAATATTAATAATGATGAATTAAGTAAATTATATAATAATTATATAATAAGTATTAATAATCAAATAATTAATTTATTAAATAATGATAATAATAGTTTAAATAATTTAATACTTAAATATTATAATAAAAAAGTTTATATTAATCTTTATAAATTAAATTATATATATTTAGATCTAGAATTATTAAGTCAACTATTAACTAATATCTATAATAATAATGGTTTATCATTAAAATCATTAAAGATAATTATTAATAAATTACCATTTAATAATGATATATTATTATCAAAAAATTATGTTAATAAAATAAATAAATATAATTTACTAATTAATAATAATTTAAATAATAATAAAAAAGATTTAATTAATTTATATACTTTAGATAATAAATTATTAGATTTAAGTATTCTTAATAATATATTATTAGGTAAATATTTAGTAGGTAGTAATATCCAATTAAAGGGTAGACTATTAAATAGAAATATTACTAGACTAATAAAAATAAATATTATGAAAGGTACATTTAATAATTATATATATCAATGAAGTAAATTAAATAATTTATATAAATTAAATTATATATCACTTAATATTAATAAACTTAATAATCTATTTATTAATAAAAATGGTATATTTAATATTAAAATTAAATTAAATACTATTTAA
- a CDS encoding AMI005Wp yields the protein MPQMIPFFFMNQLTYGFTFILTILFLTSYVFLPMILRLYISRLYISKL from the coding sequence ATGCCACAAATAATTCCATTTTTCTTTATGAATCAATTAACTTATGGTTTTCTATTTATTTTACTAATTTTATTCTTACTATCTTATGTATTTTTACCTATGATTTTAAGATTATATATCTCTAGATTATATATTTCTAAATTATAA